From the Saccharomycodes ludwigii strain NBRC 1722 chromosome I, whole genome shotgun sequence genome, one window contains:
- a CDS encoding uncharacterized protein (similar to Saccharomyces cerevisiae YBL106C | SRO77 | Suppressor of rho3 (paralog of YPR032W | SRO7)), with the protein MFKKHKLKLSLKSLKSSDSSSSSKKNEKAGAAVSTSKSSARESSNSLSSKMKIPTNNISLPLTGNSNTINSKMLDINEVCRYGLNGKITAMGYDQNQSLLALATDTSEIHVYGKQQVEVVFTFENDGGYIKDIRFIKGIYLVCLDSKDTVIVLSLYSQKLLASFFVPGKVSSMDTDPTLDWVLLGLQSGNVLIYDVDRDCISQVRVINLQKDQFFPKEKSSEVVSLQWNPRNYGQILISYDKTTVIYSLLEEKVKQHFIYQLPAYAPGGDGQMLSTPRYPKIKQSLFHPNGLHVLTVHEDNSLCFWDANSGKLLLARSLYDVDVNVPAPNTADIGGVGLAHSPIKQVSWICKKNPEYTSLLIAGGDVNGSSSSNGSGCHSLTMLDLGGTPLYSMTTYDKMKDYYSNPKDQRIFPIPNSSSIVNFICLSRASPFFAGNHDPGVILVLLEDGEIESMLYPTGSIIYKASILPQSISWVRPFATIMTGCCVPNKAWLGMMSSIYNKDSILKGGDPAKKDLRVHELRSALATGHVNGSVRIWDASYGELDESSVFDVNISQVLNRADVNVTNISFAPETCELAIGCKGGDVVLYKFDENKFYDPSGANQMNIAFKRFTINKSNPAVLVDVRDRAPSTLKEGFVPISVIHASAGEITTVKNSEIGFVCVGYENGIILVVDRRGPAVILNENIKKFSMTATTITSVQFTIMQYGDENYSSILMLCGTDSGEILAFKILPDSNGRFSVKYHSSAKCVSRGAIHDITCYSKNGIKCLNSSFELMKQLPTGVLYPGVCYVSGGNEIATFIPGMHKPLNRKSLRAPIISSNIATLPFVNSKGQNDKCNVCIVLTFDHVLTVFSTPELKEIKRLSLKILTQSKYVGDSFVLSNGDIILRVSQTEARLISILAKIRLGSKKNNDERDKLYNALIPIPYRPQYNSLQWARGDINVRREDLDLLLGGDSRPKSKYEESIIANGSYETKAKFDSKNKKGPNYEQFSYEPPVRRNGAVTGVGYSDRIARMMENGYDTMESTIDQYATVAGDSLNQAFEDTGNSLLKGAFKSKFGI; encoded by the coding sequence atgtttaaaaaacataaattaaaattatcattGAAATCACTAAAATCCTCAGAttcatcctcatcatctaaaaaaaatgagaaagCTGGTGCTGCGGTTTCAACTTCAAAATCATCCGCTAGAGAGTCTTCCAATAGCTTGTCAtccaaaatgaaaataccaacaaataatataagCCTGCCACTGACGggtaatagtaataccaTTAATTCTAAAATGTTGGATATCAATGAAGTGTGTAGGTATGGTCtaaatggaaaaattaCTGCAATGGGATATGATCAAAATCAAAGTTTATTGGCCTTGGCTACGGATACATCAGAAATTCATGTTTATGGCAAACAGCAAGTTGAGGTTGTTTTCAcatttgaaaatgatgGTGGTTATATCAAAGAtattagatttattaagGGTATTTATTTGGTTTGTTTAGATTCTAAAGATACTGTTATTGTCTTATCTTTGTACTCACAAAAGTTGTTAGCATCATTTTTCGTTCCAGGAAAGGTCAGTTCCATGGACACTGATCCAACATTAGATTGGGTCTTACTTGGATTACAGAGTGGGAATGTTTTGATTTATGATGTTGATAGAGATTGTATATCACAAGTGAGGGTAATTAATTTGCAAAAAGATCAATTTTTCCCGAAGGAGAAGTCATCGGAAGTGGTTTCACTTCAATGGAACCCTAGAAATTATGGTCAAATTTTGATATCCTACGATAAAACAACAGTTATCTACTCTTTGTTAGAGGAAAAGGTAAAGcaacattttatttatcagCTACCCGCTTACGCACCGGGTGGAGATGGTCAAATGTTATCCACTCCAAGATACcctaaaataaaacagtCTTTGTTTCATCCAAATGGGCTACACGTACTAACCGTTCATGAAGATAACTCCTTGTGTTTTTGGGATGCCAATAGTGGTAAGTTACTTTTGGCTAGGTCCTTGTACGACGTTGATGTTAATGTTCCTGCGCCTAATACTGCAGATATAGGTGGAGTGGGTCTAGCGCATTCACCTATTAAACAAGTTTCCTGGATTTGTAAGAAAAACCCAGAATATACATCTTTGTTAATTGCAGGTGGGGACGTTAACGGTAGCAGTAGTTCCAACGGCTCTGGTTGTCATTCTTTGACTATGCTTGATTTGGGAGGTACGCCGTTGTATTCTATGACCACTTATGATAAAAtgaaagattattattcaaatcCTAAAGATCAAAGGATTTTCCCAATCCCCAATTCCAGCAGTATagtaaattttatttgtttgtcGAGAGCTTCTCCATTTTTTGCTGGTAATCATGATCCAGGTGTTATCTTAGTTTTGTTAGAAGATGGGGAAATTGAAAGCATGCTGTACCCTACAGGTTCTATAATCTACAAGGCATCTATTTTACCGCAAAGCATATCTTGGGTCCGTCCATTTGCCACTATAATGACCGGTTGTTGTGTTCCTAACAAAGCATGGTTAGGAATGATGTCATCGATTTACAACAAAGATTCGATTTTGAAAGGAGGTGATCCTGCAAAGAAAGATTTGAGAGTCCACGAATTAAGATCAGCTTTGGCCACTGGGCATGTAAATGGTTCTGTCAGGATATGGGATGCCTCTTATGGCGAATTGGATGAGAGTTCCGTGTTTGACGTTAATATATCACAAGTGTTGAATAGAGCAGATGTTAATGTGACAAATATATCATTTGCTCCGGAAACATGTGAGTTGGCTATTGGTTGTAAGGGTGGGGATGTGGTTTTGTACaaatttgatgaaaataagtTTTATGATCCTAGTGGCGCCAATCAAATGAATATAGCTTTTAAAAGGTTTactataaataaatctaatCCTGCTGTTTTGGTGGATGTAAGGGATAGGGCACCAAGTACTTTAAAGGAAGGTTTTGTACCCATTTCAGTTATCCATGCAAGTGCAGGGGAAATTACTACAGTGAAAAACAGTGAGATTGGCTTTGTTTGTGTTGGTTATGAAAACGGTATCATATTAGTTGTGGATAGAAGAGGACCTGCAGTTATCTTAAAtgaaaacattaaaaaatttagtaTGACTGCCACTACAATAACCTCGGTCCAATTCACCATTATGCAGTACGGTGATGAAAATTATTCCAGTATATTAATGTTGTGTGGTACTGACTCTGGAGAAATATTGGCcttcaaaatattaccTGATTCAAATGGGAGGTTTTCTGTCAAATACCATTCTTCAGCTAAATGTGTCAGTCGTGGAGCAATTCATGATATAACTTGTTACTCGAAGAATGGCATTAAATGCTTAAATTCATCGTTTGAGTTAATGAAACAGTTACCCACTGGTGTATTGTACCCAGGTGTCTGTTATGTCTCAGGGGGCAATGAAATTGCTACCTTTATTCCCGGTATGCATAAGCCTCTCAATAGGAAGAGTTTAAGGGCACCAATTATTTCGTCTAACATTGCTACGCTACCATTTGTAAACAGTAAGGGGCAGAATGATAAATGTAATGTATGTATTGTATTAACATTTGATCATGTGCTTACTGTTTTTAGTACACCAGAGTTAAAGGAAATCAAAAGATTATCcttgaaaatattgacCCAAAGTAAGTATGTTGGAGATTCATTTGTATTATCAAATGGTGATATCATTTTGAGGGTAAGTCAAACAGAAGCTCGGTTAATAAGTATATTGGCTAAAATCCGTCTTGgctccaaaaaaaataatgatgaaagAGATAAACTATACAATGCACTAATACCAATTCCCTATAGGCCACAATACAATTCTTTACAGTGGGCTCGTGGAGATATTAATGTCAGAAGAGAGGACTTGGATCTATTATTGGGTGGTGACTCTAGACCCAAATCAAAATATGAAGAAAGTATAATAGCGAATGGTAGTTACGAAACAAAGGCAAAATTTGattctaaaaataagaaaggCCCGAATTATGAACAATTTTCCTATGAACCTCCAGTTAGGCGTAATGGTGCGGTGACCGGAGTTGGTTATTCGGATCGCATTGCTCGTATGATGGAAAACGGTTACGATACAATGGAAAGCACGATTGATCAATATGCCACTGTTGCTGGTGATTCTTTAAACCAAGCATTTGAAGATACTGGAAATAGTTTGTTAAAGGGGGCATTCAAATCCAAATTCGGCATTTAA
- the OPT1 gene encoding oligopeptide transporter OPT1 (similar to Saccharomyces cerevisiae YJL212C | OPT1 | OligoPeptide Transporter) has product MFETNSKKDLTQTKITVQPSSSEDEQENTEYHNERLSTDLQLGLEMVRNFSAENVGKEDLEGSIKNDKIQDQQQIISEIDSFSSFGDDLDESDETIWEGDPSLLPNSPFPEVRSSVPNYDDEADTTLNHWRTWFLVTIFVVVFAGVNQFFSLRYPTLSIDFLVAQVVCFPVGKLLSLLPDWSFHSKNTAFNNFFKLNPGPFTKKEHAVVTIAVALTASTAYAMNILIAQTNFYNIKNLNAGYQLLVVWTSQMLGYGAAGLTRRWVVYPASCIWPQTLISVSLFQALHSKKIDNEVVNGWKLSRYRFLAIVFTVSFVWYWVPGFLFTGLSYFNFILWGKKTRYNFIANTLFGTQSGLGLLPISFDYTQASQAMSGSVFATPFWVSCNTYASVLFFFGMILPILYFTNTWYAKYMPVISGSTYDNTQAKYNVTKIINSDYSINFEKYKQYSPLFVPFSYLLTYALNFAAVIAIFVHCFATVCGWRHVIDFPAWAFVIALLISFVNFIPQGILEALTNQHIGLNIITELVCGYMLPLKPMANVMFKLYGFIVMRQGLGLSRDLKLAIYMKVPPKLIFCVQIYATIISGLVNVGIQEWMRSNIKDLCSSTQSDGFTCSNGRTIFNASIIWSLPKYLFSPGRIYNPLLWFFLIGLLLPLLVFFVQKSKIFPKSEFINKIHTPIFFTGPGNIPPSTPYNYSLFFAISASLKFIRTKWPRWFSKYNFVLGSGVESGVAIAVVVIFLCVQYPGGKLNWWGNEVWKNTYDNDYKKYYTLKEGETFGYNKWW; this is encoded by the exons ATGTTTGAAactaattcaaaaaaagacCTCACTCAAACTAAAATCACCGTACAACCTAGTAGTTCAGAGGACGAACAAGAAAACACAGAATATCACAACGAAAGATTGTCCACTGATTTACAATTGGGTTTGGAAATGGTTAGGAATTTCAGCGCTGAGAATGTAGGCAAAGAGGACTTGGAAGgtagtattaaaaatgataaaatacaggaccaacaacaaataattaGTGAAATTGattctttttcatcttttgGGGACGACCTTGATGAATCTGATGAAACTATTTGGGAGGGGGATCCATCTTTATTACCTAACTCACCATTTCCAGAAGTTAGAAGTTCAGTCCCTAACTATGATGATGAAGCCGATACCACACTGAATCATTGGAGGACTTGGTTTTTAGTCACTATATTTGTAGTTGTTTTCGCTGGTGttaaccaatttttttctttaagaTATCCAACCCTAAGTATAGATTTTCTTGTTGCTCAGGTAGTTTGTTTCCCCGTGGGTAAATTATTATCTCTGTTGCCAGATTGGTCCTTTCACTCCAAAAATACTGCtttcaacaatttttttaaacttaaCCCAGGACCCTTTACTAAAAAGGAGCATGCGGTCGTTACTATTGCTGTAGCTTTGACCGCGTCTACAGCGTATGCCATGAACATTTTGATTGCGCAaactaatttttataatattaaaaatttaaatgcAGGATACCAGTTATTGGTGGTCTGGACTTCGCAGATGTTAGGATATGGTGCCGCTGGATTAACTAGAAGATGGGTTGTTTATCCAGCAAGTTGCATTTGGCCTCAAACTTTGATTTCAGTTTCACTATTCCAAGCTTTACATTCTAAGAAAATCGATAATGAAGTAGTCAACGGTTGGAAACTATCTCGATACAGATTTTTGGCTATTGTTTTCACTGTAAGCTTTGTTTGGTATTGGGTTCCTgggtttttatttacagGCTTaagttattttaattttatattatggGGAAAGAAGACTAGATACAATTTTATTGCCAATACGCTTTTTGGCACGCAAAGTGGTTTAGGGCTACTTCCAATATCTTTTGATTATACACAGGCATCCCAAGCAATGTCAGGATCAGTTTTTGCTACTCCATTTTGGGTAAGTTGTAACACTTATGCTTccgttttgtttttttttggaatgaTATTACCCATTCTATATTTTACGAACACGTGGTACGCCAAGTACATGCCCGTTATATCTGGTTCTACATATGACAATACACAGGCAAAATACAATGTTACCAAAATTATCAACTCAGACTACtctattaattttgaaaaatataagcaGTATTCACCTCTTTTTGTTCCattttcttatttattGACCTATGCTTTAAATTTTGCCGCGGTCATTGCGATATTTGTTCATT GTTTTGCGACTGTTTGCGGCTGGAGACACGTTATTGATTTTCCCGCTTGGGCTTTTGTTATtgcattattaatatcctttgttaattttatccCACAAGGGATTTTAGAGGCATTGACTAATCAGCATATAGGTTTAAACATCATAACTGAATTGGTTTGTGGTTATATGCTTCCTTTAAAGCCTATGGCCAATGTAATGTTTAAATTATATGGTTTCATTGTTATGAGACAAGGCTTAGGATTAAGTAGAGATTTGAAATTAGCAATTTATATGAAAGTACCaccaaaattaattttctgTGTACAAATCTATGCCACTATAATCAGTGGTTTGGTAAATGTTGGAATCCAAGAGTGGATGAGATCTAACATTAAAGACTTGTGTTCTTCAACACAATCTGATGGTTTTACATGTTCTAATGGCAGGACCATTTTCAATGCATCGATTATTTGGTCACtaccaaaatatttattcagCCCTGGTAGAATTTACAATCCCTTATTATGGTTTTTCCTAATTGGATTACTATTGCCTTTActtgtattttttgtacaaaagtcaaaaatatttcccaAATctgaatttattaataaaattcacacacctatttttttcactgGACCAGGCAATATCCCTCCAAGTACCCCTTATAATTACTCGTTATTTTTCGCTATTAGTGCttcattaaaatttattagaACTAAATGGCCTAGATGGTTTAGCAAATACAATTTCGTTTTGGGCAGTGGTGTTGAATCTGGTGTAGCTATAGCTGTTGTAGTTATTTTCCTATGTGTACAGTATCCAGGAGGGAAACTTAACTGGTGGGGGAACGAAGTTTGGAAAAATACTTATGACAATGATTATAAAAAGTATTATACTTTAAAAGAAGGGGAAACCTTTGGATATAATAAATGGTGGTAg
- the AIM24 gene encoding Aim24p (similar to Saccharomyces cerevisiae YJR080C | AIM24 | Altered Inheritance rate of Mitochondria) has protein sequence MPSTPPSSSFTNIWKRSISFLKPTPTTIIPTQAELNISTNNIINTETPLPHDNDGSTTEFKILGSPPTMALISLPSSVPLYIKRKHLISIFDKQNSKNTANTTSMSTRWVQPWKNLFLWQNSMPIYQKIITTTNFGNISDENRQASSDYEDTRLKLLVSSSQGGSLAGLQLDGSKDWFIFGGSQSILVFEDNSSLNITPKFSFKTLFKKFHQLNGRGNVILNGKGSSIYSIELSSPDEEILVRVDNLLGLSGASISDLQKNVHPFVFSKQKEGVSSGNKLENDKRTFLGRIFDRNSTIAKTKDEVKVTIKQQTLDREFGLKDFIEISKNGISNISTFITYYYYQFLNGNLSLWGNLNGVQYCKLRGPRTILIQSNGLNSRLLDDLIDSNQRKSILPASALNELSFSSSSESKIKDSKNYLSYATFDKNGNVHFQSTPNFDESIEKIKQSLKKH, from the coding sequence ATGCCTTCAACAccaccatcatcatcattcacaaatatttggaaaagATCCATCTCTTTTCTTAAACCTACTCCAACTACCATCATACCCACTCAGGCAGAATTAAATATAagtactaataatattatcaatacTGAAACTCCCTTACCCCATGACAATGATGGTTCAACTAcagaatttaaaatattaggCAGCCCACCTACAATGGCGCTAATTAGCTTACCATCAAGTGTAccattatatattaaacgTAAACATTTGATTTCCATATTTGACAAGCaaaatagcaaaaataCTGCTAATACAACTTCCATGAGCACCAGGTGGGTCCAACCttggaaaaatttatttttatggcAAAATTCAATGccaatttatcaaaaaattataacaacaacaaactTTGGCAATATATCTGATGAAAATAGGCAAGCATCATCTGACTATGAAGATACTCGTTTGAAATTACTAGTAAGCTCATCTCAAGGTGGCTCACTAGCAGGTTTACAACTAGATGGATCTAAAGattggtttatttttggagGCAGTCAATCCATTTTGGTATTTGAAGATAATTCTTCCCTAAACATCACTCCCAAGTTCAGTTTTAAAACTctatttaaaaagtttcACCAATTAAATGGTCGTGGTAATGTTATTTTGAATGGTAAAGGATCATCTATATATTCCATTGAATTGAGTTCACCAGACGAAGAAATCTTAGTTAGAGTAGATAATTTATTGGGTCTTAGTGGTGCTAGTATTTCagatttacaaaaaaatgtgcatccctttgttttttcaaaacaaaaagaaggCGTTTCCTCAGGTAATAAACTTGAAAACGACAAGAGAACTTTTCTTGGAAGAATTTTCGATAGAAATTCAACTATtgcaaaaacaaaagacgAAGTTAAGGTCACAATTAAGCAGCAGACATTAGACCGTGAGTTTGGTTTGAAAGATTTCATTGAGATTAGTAAAAATGGTATTTCCAACATATCAACCTTTATcacttattattattatcaatttctGAATGGGAACCTATCATTATGGGGGAATCTTAACGGTGTTCAGTATTGCAAACTAAGAGGACCAAGAActattttaattcaaaGCAATGGATTAAATAGCAGATTGCTAGATGATTTAATTGATAGCAATCAAAGGAAATCTATTCTACCAGCATCAGCATTAAACGAATTatctttttcctcttcatcAGAGTCTAAAATCAAAGACAGTAAGAATTATCTAAGCTATGCTACTTTTGATAAGAATGGTAATGTCCATTTCCAATCTACTCCAAACTTTGATGAATCCATTGAGAAAATAAAGCAGTCTCTAAAAAAACATTAG
- the MIX23 gene encoding Mix23p (similar to Saccharomyces cerevisiae YBL107C | MIX23 | Mitochondrial Intermembrane space CX(n)C motif protein): MASNSLKVELPDYLNSDDYSEAFLYNNLTITKKDCVNPVLLGSFFRFLRRYSDDVIEQRVNDSITPKSSSKLVHCDNFIKSQLYPNWNIRDNVISYCSNYATSLKRELDTTCSENSESASPPVTETRIDPYAAIDYKNAKTMRYNDYNSVVNWVENQKEIEKILRKRSVNVLLNNCGQASYLDDFTKSYRNNIK, translated from the coding sequence atggcaTCTAATTCATTGAAGGTAGAACTCCctgattatttaaattcagATGATTATTCAGAAGCTTTTTTGTACAATAACTTAAccattacaaaaaaagattgtGTCAATCCTGTATTATTAGGATCTTTCTTCAGATTTTTAAGACGGTATAGTGATGATGTAATTGAACAAAGGGTAAATGATAGTATCACACCAAAATCCTCTTCGAAATTAGTACATTGtgataattttatcaaatcaCAGTTATACCCTAATTGGAACATTAGAGATAATGTCATAAGTTATTGCTCAAACTATGCAACTAGCTTGAAGAGAGAATTAGATACAACTTGCTCTGAAAATTCAGAGTCGGCCTCGCCACCTGTAACAGAGACTAGGATTGATCCATACGCAGCAATTGATTACAAAAATGCGAAAACCATGAGATACAACGATTATAACTCTGTGGTAAATTGGGTTGAAAACCagaaagaaatagaaaaaattcTGCGTAAAAGATCAGTCAATGTCTTACTTAATAATTGTGGACAAGCTAGTTATCTAGATGACTTTACAAAATCATATAGGAACAACATCAAATAG
- a CDS encoding DsbA family protein, with protein sequence MSSVRSTVLKAHTLTLNATKTATSGTAPNTIELYLDYACLFSAKIFDRWFNNLEDNPVVQNNPNLQFKFVHVIQPWHPFSTLIHEVAIIVAIYKPDQFWKYSKQLFKDYSKFWRDSMIVNKSFSQLYEELANHAFEHVEGLDKDFILSKLVISKGKDGIVEKQVKYFTRYHRQNGVHVTPTVAVNGVIVPSIESSTDLSTVDQLVRQQL encoded by the coding sequence ATGTCTTCTGTTAGATCTACCGTTTTAAAAGCTCATACTTTAACACTAAATGCAACAAAAACTGCCACATCAGGTACTGCGCCTAACACAATTGAATTATATTTAGATTATGCTTGTCTCTTCTCTGCCAAAATATTTGACAGATGGTTCAACAATCTAGAGGATAATCCAGTTGTTCAAAACAATCCAAATTTACAATTCAAATTTGTTCATGTTATTCAGCCATGGCATCCTTTTTCAACCTTAATACATGAAGTTGCTATCATAGTTGCAATCTATAAGCCAGACcaattttggaaatattCCAAACAATTGTTCAAAGATTATTCCAAATTTTGGAGGGATTCAATGAttgttaataaatcattCAGCCAATTATACGAAGAATTGGCTAATCATGCTTTTGAACATGTTGAAGGCTTAGACAAAGATTTCATATTGTCTAAATTAGTTATTTCTAAAGGTAAGGATGGTATTGTTGAAAAACAAGTTAAATACTTTACTAGATACCACAGACAAAACGGCGTACATGTTACACCAACCGTAGCTGTTAATGGGGTTATTGTTCCCTCTATTGAAAGCAGTACTGATTTGTCAACTGTGGATCAATTAGTTAGACAGCAATTgtga
- the HTS1 gene encoding histidine--tRNA ligase (similar to Saccharomyces cerevisiae YPR033C | HTS1 | Histidine-Trna Synthetase), which produces MSEQKNPATAANAQTANVKKQHQSHKKSSKSKLQVSLKTPKGTKDWADKDMVIREAIFSTLSSIFKRHGGVTIDTPVFELREILAGKYGEDSKLIYNLEDQGGELTSLRYDLTVPFARFVAMNNIEKIKRYHIAKVYRRDQPAMTKGRMREFYQCDFDIAGNYDPMVPDSECLSILVEGLTKLGIHDFKIKLNHRKILDGIFQIAGVKDEDVRKISSAVDKLDKSPWEVVRKEITVEKNQTEETADKIGEYVKLNGTLEEVYDILSKDESISSNEKAKQGLEEIAILISYVKAFGIERFISFDLSLARGLDYYTGLIYETVTSASAPPKDAAELKEKAKKNVKKGETADEEDVSAYVGVGSIVAGGRYDNLVNMFSEASGKKSAQIPCVGVSFGVERIFSLVKQRQELAANIRSTSTQVFIMAFGGGKDWNGYLPERMQIAKKLWNAGIETEYLYKAKANPRKQFDAAEKSGCPLAVILGKEEYLQGKLRVKRLGPEFAHDDGEVIPIDDVVKVVSEKLSQVHEDGVDEIQKLLQGLR; this is translated from the coding sequence ATGtctgaacaaaaaaatccTGCAACTGCTGCTAACGCACAAACTGCAAATGTTAAGAAGCAACATCAATCTCATAAAAAGTCTTCTAAATCTAAATTACAAGTTAGTTTGAAAACACCAAAGGGTACCAAAGATTGGGCAGATAAAGATATGGTAATTAGAGAAGCCATTTTCTCTACGTTGTCCAGTATATTTAAACGTCATGGTGGTGTTACCATCGATACTCCAGTGTTCGAATTAAGAGAAATTTTAGCCGGTAAATATGGTGAAGATTCTAAATTGATTTACAACTTGGAAGACCAAGGTGGTGAATTGACTTCTTTACGTTATGATTTAACTGTCCCATTTGCTAGGTTTGTTGCTATGAACAATATcgaaaaaattaagagaTATCACATCGCCAAAGTTTACAGAAGAGATCAACCTGCCATGACCAAGGGAAGAATGAGAGAATTCTACCAATGTGATTTTGACATTGCCGGTAATTATGACCCAATGGTTCCAGATTCTGAATGTTTATCTATTTTAGTTGAGGGTTTAACTAAATTGGGTATCCATgactttaaaattaaattaaaccACAGAAAAATCCTAGATggtatttttcaaatagcAGGTGttaaagatgaagatgttCGTAAGATTTCTTCTGCTGTCGATAAACTAGATAAATCACCATGGGAAGTTGTTAGAAAGGAAATTACAGTTGAAAAGAACCAAACAGAAGAAACCGCTGATAAAATCGGCGAATATGTGAAATTAAACGGTACTTTGGAAGAGGTCTAcgatattttatcaaaagaTGAATCTATTTCAAGCAATGAAAAGGCTAAACAAGGGTTGGAAGAAATTgcaattttaatttcatatGTTAAAGCTTTTGGTATTGAGAGAttcatttcttttgatTTGTCTTTAGCTAGAGGTTTAGATTATTATACAGGTCTGATCTATGAAACCGTTACTTCTGCTTCTGCTCCACCAAAAGACGCCGCTGAATTAAAGGAGAAGGCAAAAAAGAACGTTAAGAAGGGTGAAACTGCAGATGAAGAGGATGTCTCTGCATATGTTGGTGTTGGCTCTATAGTTGCTGGTGGTCGTTATGATAATCTAGTCAATATGTTTTCTGAAGCTTCCGGCAAGAAATCTGCTCAAATACCATGTGTTGGTGTCTCCTTTGGTGTTGAAAGAATTTTTTCCTTAGTTAAACAAAGACAGGAATTAGCTGCTAATATTAGATCAACTTCTACCCAAGTATTTATTATGGCTTTCGGAGGCGGTAAAGACTGGAATGGTTATTTACCAGAAAGAATGCAAATTGCTAAAAAATTGTGGAATGCAGGAATTGAAACCGAATATTTGTACAAAGCTAAGGCCAACCCAAGGAAACAATTTGATGCTGCAGAAAAAAGTGGCTGTCCGCTTGCTGTCATATTGGGCAAAGAAGAGTATTTACAAGGCAAATTACGGGTTAAGAGATTAGGCCCAGAATTTGCTCATGATGATGGTGAAGTTATACCAATCGATGATGTTGTTAAGGTCGTTAGTGAAAAATTATCTCAAGTTCATGAAGATGGTGTTGATGAAATCCAAAAATTATTGCAAGGATTAAGGTAA